The proteins below are encoded in one region of Methanomassiliicoccus luminyensis B10:
- a CDS encoding aminotransferase class V-fold PLP-dependent enzyme — protein sequence MDAERLREDFPIYSSQDRDIIYLDNACQTFRPRQVIEAMNSYYADFPACGGRSVHRLATLVSLKLDEAREKVAGFIGCSDPDRIVFTKNCTEALNLVAKGYPFKKGDAVLTTDMEHNSNHVPWLQMSERAELRHRYVATPSSGIFDVQAYRGALMPDVRMVSMVHTNNVTGTTIPEKEVIELAHERNIPVMLDGAQSVPHRKIDVEALDVDLLTFSVHKMLGPAGVGVLYAKEGMLERIEPLIGGGGGVGTTDYGSAEFLPPPEKFESGLQNYSGIIGSGAAVQYLESIGMDEVREHEARLNTLVTDGLKDIEQVSILKPLDPRLRSGVFSFNVRGMSSHDVAMIIDEMAKVQMRSGMHCVHPFFLSRNIDGCARASFYVYNTEAECKRFVEAVKEIVDTFSS from the coding sequence ATGGATGCTGAGAGGCTGCGCGAGGACTTTCCCATATACTCGTCCCAGGATAGGGACATCATCTACCTGGACAACGCGTGCCAGACCTTCCGCCCCCGCCAGGTCATCGAGGCTATGAACAGCTATTATGCCGACTTCCCGGCCTGCGGCGGCCGCTCCGTCCACCGCCTCGCCACGCTGGTATCCCTTAAGCTGGACGAGGCCCGCGAGAAGGTGGCCGGATTCATAGGCTGCTCCGACCCCGACCGCATCGTGTTCACCAAGAACTGCACCGAGGCGCTGAACCTGGTGGCCAAGGGCTACCCGTTCAAGAAGGGCGACGCCGTACTCACCACCGACATGGAGCACAACAGCAACCACGTCCCCTGGCTCCAGATGTCCGAGCGCGCCGAGCTGAGGCATCGCTATGTCGCGACCCCGTCGTCCGGCATCTTCGACGTCCAGGCATACCGCGGCGCGCTGATGCCGGACGTCCGCATGGTCTCCATGGTCCACACCAACAATGTCACCGGGACCACCATCCCCGAGAAGGAGGTCATCGAGCTGGCGCACGAGCGCAACATCCCCGTGATGCTGGACGGCGCACAGTCGGTCCCGCACCGCAAGATCGACGTGGAGGCCCTGGATGTGGATCTGCTCACATTCTCCGTGCACAAGATGCTCGGCCCCGCCGGGGTGGGGGTGCTGTACGCCAAGGAGGGTATGCTGGAGAGGATCGAGCCGCTCATAGGGGGCGGGGGCGGCGTCGGAACCACGGACTACGGCAGCGCGGAGTTCCTTCCACCACCCGAAAAGTTCGAGTCCGGCCTCCAGAACTATTCCGGGATCATCGGCTCGGGGGCGGCGGTGCAGTACCTCGAGTCCATCGGCATGGACGAGGTCAGGGAGCACGAGGCCCGGCTGAACACCCTGGTGACTGACGGACTCAAGGACATCGAGCAGGTCAGCATCCTCAAGCCCCTGGACCCCCGCCTCCGCAGCGGGGTGTTCTCCTTCAACGTGCGGGGGATGAGCTCCCATGACGTGGCCATGATCATCGACGAGATGGCCAAGGTGCAGATGCGCTCCGGCATGCACTGCGTGCACCCGTTCTTCCTGTCCCGGAACATTGACGGGTGCGCTCGCGCCTCATTCTATGTCTACAACACCGAGGCGGAGTGCAAGAGGTTCGTGGAAGCGGTGAAGGAGATCGTGGACACCTTCTCGAGCTGA
- the thpR gene encoding RNA 2',3'-cyclic phosphodiesterase: protein MTIRAFISVDLAREQRIEDFAAELKNADPTLKVVDPGQIHVTLKFLGDTDEKLVSRLAEAMRDAAQGVGPFTIRFKGVSSFPGRSRIRVIWVGMNDALPMATMAGRLDESLTELGFSREARAFAPHLTVARAKVETSNATLRQIIENHAEDDFGEQRVDRIQLKKSVLTRCGPQYTTLEEIVLNSP, encoded by the coding sequence ATGACCATCAGGGCCTTCATCTCCGTTGACCTCGCCAGGGAGCAGAGGATCGAGGACTTCGCCGCCGAGCTGAAGAACGCTGACCCAACGCTTAAGGTGGTGGACCCGGGGCAGATCCATGTGACCTTGAAGTTCCTGGGCGACACCGATGAGAAGCTGGTCTCCCGCCTCGCCGAGGCCATGAGGGACGCCGCCCAGGGTGTGGGCCCTTTCACCATCAGGTTCAAGGGCGTCAGCTCGTTCCCCGGCAGATCCAGGATCAGAGTGATCTGGGTGGGGATGAACGACGCTCTGCCCATGGCCACCATGGCCGGTAGGCTGGACGAAAGCCTGACCGAACTGGGCTTCTCCCGAGAGGCCAGGGCGTTCGCGCCCCATCTCACGGTCGCCCGGGCCAAGGTGGAGACGTCCAATGCCACCCTGCGGCAGATCATCGAGAACCACGCTGAAGACGACTTCGGCGAGCAGAGGGTGGACCGCATCCAGCTCAAGAAGAGCGTGCTCACCCGGTGTGGCCCCCAGTATACTACCCTGGAAGAGATCGTCCTCAACAGCCCGTAG
- a CDS encoding hemerythrin domain-containing protein codes for MCGAVRRPMMDLFEMIRKEHKEIMKATERLIGSDPADRVDTMGDLIVRALTHMSAEEHSIYPAIEQLQGVYRSIGLRNEEDHYMARAVLNDLLYKGLDHEHWTAKLQLLRDLFQRHMESEEDITFGAIAGHFTQEEINELADKYRKTQAELTRVGVPASTMANR; via the coding sequence ATGTGTGGCGCTGTCAGGAGGCCGATGATGGACCTGTTCGAGATGATCCGCAAGGAGCACAAGGAGATAATGAAAGCGACGGAACGCCTGATCGGCAGCGATCCCGCCGATCGGGTCGATACCATGGGGGACCTGATCGTCAGGGCGCTCACGCACATGAGCGCGGAAGAGCACTCCATATACCCGGCGATAGAGCAGCTGCAGGGCGTGTACCGTTCGATCGGGCTCCGCAACGAGGAGGACCACTATATGGCCAGGGCGGTGCTCAACGACCTGCTGTACAAGGGCCTTGATCACGAGCACTGGACGGCCAAGCTGCAGCTCCTCCGGGACCTCTTCCAGAGGCATATGGAGTCGGAGGAGGACATCACCTTCGGGGCCATAGCGGGCCACTTCACCCAGGAAGAGATCAACGAGCTCGCTGACAAGTACCGGAAGACCCAGGCCGAGCTGACCCGAGTCGGGGTCCCGGCCAGCACGATGGCGAACAGGTGA
- a CDS encoding NAD(P)/FAD-dependent oxidoreductase: MLFDLIIIGAGPAGLTAGIYARTRKLNTLIIDATVPGGQLASLYPEKAIENYPGLVQTEAGALSGNLVNHAKSMGCELREHERALGIENAGDHLRVRTEKGTHETKAVILAIGMGLFKPRKLGAKGETEFEGKGVYYKMPEKETLLGKDVIFVGGGNSALEMALLACDNSGACVVHRRDLFRADEAIVERVHSSNIETMMTSEVVEIRGKDRVESVVIKQGDKLIERKADAVVVNIGTANEPEDMTRWGVEAEGGLIKVDTDMCTSRKGVFACGDAVAYRGKYKQIVVACGEAAIASNSAYKFIKEPYWAETHK, from the coding sequence ATGTTGTTCGATCTCATTATCATTGGGGCCGGGCCGGCAGGCCTCACCGCGGGCATCTACGCCAGGACCCGCAAGCTCAACACTCTCATCATCGACGCGACCGTTCCCGGGGGGCAGCTGGCGAGCCTGTACCCGGAAAAGGCCATCGAGAACTACCCTGGACTGGTCCAGACAGAAGCGGGGGCGCTGTCCGGCAACCTGGTCAACCACGCCAAGAGCATGGGGTGCGAGCTCCGGGAACACGAGAGGGCCCTGGGGATCGAGAACGCAGGAGATCATCTGAGGGTGAGGACGGAGAAGGGCACCCACGAGACCAAGGCAGTGATCCTGGCCATCGGGATGGGGCTGTTCAAGCCCAGGAAGCTGGGGGCCAAGGGCGAGACGGAGTTCGAGGGCAAGGGGGTATATTACAAGATGCCGGAGAAGGAGACCTTGCTCGGCAAGGACGTGATCTTCGTGGGCGGCGGCAACTCCGCACTGGAGATGGCCCTGCTCGCCTGCGACAACTCAGGCGCATGCGTCGTGCATCGCCGGGACCTGTTCCGGGCCGACGAGGCCATCGTGGAGAGGGTCCACAGCTCCAACATAGAGACGATGATGACCTCGGAGGTCGTGGAGATCAGGGGCAAGGACCGCGTGGAGAGCGTAGTGATAAAACAAGGCGACAAGCTCATCGAGCGGAAGGCCGACGCGGTGGTGGTCAACATCGGCACCGCCAACGAGCCCGAGGACATGACCAGGTGGGGGGTGGAAGCGGAGGGCGGCCTCATAAAGGTGGATACCGACATGTGCACCTCCCGCAAGGGGGTGTTCGCCTGCGGGGACGCGGTGGCTTACCGGGGCAAGTACAAGCAGATCGTGGTGGCCTGCGGGGAGGCCGCCATAGCGTCCAACAGCGCCTACAAGTTCATCAAGGAGCCGTACTGGGCGGAGACCCACAAATAA
- a CDS encoding PrsW family intramembrane metalloprotease, whose amino-acid sequence MSPLDNVAAVLVLLFAAFVPTLLALLWLRSGERGRKERWEHIIPTYLFGAVVAAVFATALELVATTLLDFVILREYEFFVRNPSTATFLLIIVIAPLVEELAKVLGVIRFSSRYIWRPRNGLVFGAASGLGFAATENFLYESTALFQGGYSAFLAVAIVRSFSSTLMHASASSIAGYGVARAKVYGGRWWPYFGIAVLMHASFNLFASFGELFEGRLGSSASLFGLLFSLVLVFAVVLYLRWRIGGYNA is encoded by the coding sequence ATGTCCCCCCTCGATAACGTGGCGGCAGTTCTGGTGCTGCTCTTCGCCGCCTTCGTGCCGACGCTGCTGGCGCTGCTTTGGCTCCGCTCCGGGGAGAGAGGGAGGAAGGAGCGGTGGGAGCACATAATCCCAACCTACCTCTTCGGGGCGGTGGTGGCGGCGGTGTTCGCCACCGCCCTGGAGCTGGTGGCCACCACCCTGCTGGACTTCGTTATCCTGCGGGAGTACGAGTTCTTCGTCCGGAACCCCAGCACCGCCACGTTCCTGCTGATCATCGTCATCGCCCCCCTGGTGGAGGAGCTCGCCAAGGTGCTGGGGGTGATACGGTTCTCCTCCCGCTATATCTGGAGGCCGCGCAACGGCCTGGTGTTCGGGGCCGCCAGCGGCCTGGGCTTCGCCGCCACCGAGAACTTCCTGTACGAGAGCACCGCCCTGTTCCAGGGAGGGTACTCCGCGTTCCTCGCCGTGGCCATTGTCAGGAGCTTCTCGTCCACCCTCATGCACGCATCGGCCTCCTCCATCGCTGGGTACGGGGTAGCAAGGGCCAAGGTCTACGGGGGGCGCTGGTGGCCCTACTTCGGCATCGCCGTGCTCATGCACGCATCGTTCAACCTGTTCGCCTCGTTCGGAGAGCTTTTCGAGGGCAGGCTGGGCTCGTCGGCCTCCCTGTTCGGCCTGCTGTTCTCTCTGGTCCTGGTCTTCGCGGTGGTGCTGTACCTCCGCTGGCGCATCGGAGGGTACAATGCCTGA
- a CDS encoding DUF362 domain-containing protein, with the protein MAVKVKNEECVGCGACEDVCPQSAIKIENDIAVINEKDCVDCGACVDECPNSAISMD; encoded by the coding sequence TTGGCAGTGAAAGTAAAGAACGAAGAGTGCGTTGGATGCGGAGCCTGCGAGGACGTTTGCCCCCAGTCGGCCATCAAGATCGAGAACGACATCGCGGTCATCAACGAGAAGGACTGCGTTGACTGCGGCGCTTGCGTTGACGAGTGCCCCAATTCCGCCATCTCGATGGACTGA
- the cbpB gene encoding peptide-modifying radical SAM enzyme CbpB, with amino-acid sequence MIPFGLNSGQGPHLQLIDVGQWYALLDPDTMFWAMVSKDRDLSSSLQNEILPMYSEHAESMRKELREFRESERFSAVYFNPTGMCNASCKYCYLPDDLRAAGPHMTYAQVSLALDNLHDFFENYPGSVMRNRDGKRPVIIFHGSEPLLVKDVLKQVVLDYSDRFAFGVQTNGFHLDDGTCDFFMDHKVSVGVSLDSPIKEVNDRIRPLRGGSGGTYDKAVHVIERLDGYKAMSVICTISSMNVGTLPQMIDFLADRKVPSVLMNPVRGTQEVARKIRPANELLIPQFMAAVERAVERTKGGQRITIADFSNLVLGIIAPMGRRLMCDITPCGGGRCFVSVASDGSIYPCSEFLGLADFRTESVFQAGGVERAVRSPALSLVRSRWAENIPTCGTCALRNICGAPCPGEVYSENGTIFGKSPYCEFYEAVIRHAFQLIGRGELPNLVRTEGYEFRYNIFS; translated from the coding sequence GTGATCCCGTTCGGGCTGAACTCCGGCCAAGGGCCGCATCTCCAGCTCATAGATGTAGGGCAATGGTACGCCCTGTTGGACCCCGACACCATGTTCTGGGCGATGGTCTCCAAGGACCGGGACCTAAGTTCGTCCCTGCAGAACGAGATCCTCCCTATGTACAGCGAGCACGCCGAGAGCATGCGCAAGGAGCTTCGCGAGTTCCGTGAATCGGAGCGCTTCAGCGCGGTGTACTTCAATCCTACCGGCATGTGCAACGCCAGCTGCAAGTACTGCTATCTCCCCGACGACCTCAGGGCGGCGGGGCCGCACATGACCTATGCCCAGGTGTCCCTGGCCCTGGACAATCTCCACGACTTCTTCGAGAACTATCCCGGCTCGGTGATGCGCAACCGCGACGGCAAGCGCCCGGTGATCATCTTCCACGGCAGCGAGCCGCTCTTGGTGAAGGACGTCCTGAAGCAGGTGGTTCTCGACTACTCCGACCGCTTCGCCTTCGGGGTCCAGACCAACGGCTTTCACCTCGATGACGGTACCTGCGACTTCTTCATGGACCACAAAGTGTCGGTCGGAGTGTCCCTTGACTCTCCGATAAAGGAGGTCAACGACCGCATCCGGCCGCTGCGCGGAGGGAGCGGGGGGACCTACGATAAGGCCGTCCACGTGATCGAGCGCCTCGATGGCTACAAGGCGATGAGCGTCATCTGCACCATCAGCTCGATGAACGTGGGCACGCTGCCTCAGATGATCGACTTCCTCGCCGACAGGAAAGTGCCCTCTGTATTGATGAACCCGGTGAGGGGAACGCAAGAGGTGGCGAGGAAGATCAGGCCGGCCAACGAGCTGCTGATCCCCCAGTTCATGGCCGCGGTAGAGAGGGCGGTGGAGAGGACCAAGGGCGGGCAGAGGATCACCATCGCCGACTTCTCTAACCTGGTCCTGGGGATCATCGCCCCCATGGGCCGGAGGCTGATGTGCGACATCACTCCCTGCGGCGGGGGGCGGTGCTTTGTCTCGGTAGCCTCTGACGGCTCCATCTACCCGTGCAGCGAATTCCTCGGCCTGGCGGACTTCAGGACCGAGAGCGTGTTCCAGGCCGGAGGGGTGGAGAGGGCCGTCAGGTCCCCCGCCCTCTCTCTGGTCCGGTCCCGCTGGGCGGAGAACATCCCTACCTGTGGCACCTGCGCCCTGCGCAACATCTGCGGGGCGCCGTGCCCCGGGGAGGTGTACAGCGAGAATGGCACCATCTTCGGAAAGAGCCCCTACTGCGAGTTCTATGAGGCCGTCATCCGCCACGCCTTCCAGCTCATAGGCCGGGGGGAGCTGCCGAACCTGGTGAGGACCGAGGGCTACGAATTCAGGTACAATATCTTCTCTTGA
- a CDS encoding amidohydrolase family protein, with product MQYVSGQLLTEEGFVEGHVGFEDGVVAEVGRGKAKDSVSEGLILPTFVNAHTHIADYVVPVDPLLSLAEVVAPPHSLKYRVLAATPESKQREAIGYLSERMARGGTSVFSDFREGGIGGARLMSSAEGARAFVLGKPQAPHFDREEISALLDVAEGIGPSAISDWDYEELRELASFVRSRGKVFAIHCSERIREDLDKVLDLRPSYLVHMTQATDADLERCAQLDVPVVVCPRSNMFFGMAPPLARMVRHGVTVALGTDNAMISMPDLFVEMEFAGRLLRQQGEKRLDCVIRMAASHGRKIINRSPLIEIDPGAPCDFMVVRSQNGDPVTDLVLRTAGEQPLLVCMGGRTWRGPQ from the coding sequence ATGCAGTACGTTTCGGGGCAGCTGCTGACCGAGGAGGGCTTCGTCGAGGGGCACGTCGGCTTCGAGGATGGGGTCGTCGCCGAGGTGGGCAGGGGGAAGGCAAAGGACAGCGTGTCCGAGGGGCTCATCCTCCCCACGTTCGTGAATGCGCACACCCATATCGCCGACTACGTCGTGCCGGTGGACCCCTTGCTGTCCCTGGCCGAGGTGGTAGCGCCGCCCCATAGCCTCAAGTACCGTGTGCTTGCTGCTACACCTGAATCGAAGCAGCGGGAGGCCATCGGCTACCTCTCGGAGCGCATGGCTAGGGGCGGGACCTCGGTGTTCTCGGACTTCCGCGAGGGCGGCATTGGCGGCGCGAGGCTGATGTCCTCGGCCGAGGGAGCGAGGGCGTTCGTCCTCGGAAAGCCCCAGGCCCCTCATTTCGACCGCGAGGAGATCTCCGCCCTCCTGGATGTCGCTGAGGGCATCGGCCCGTCGGCCATCTCGGACTGGGACTACGAGGAGCTGCGGGAGCTGGCCTCGTTCGTCCGCTCCCGGGGGAAGGTGTTCGCCATCCACTGCTCTGAGAGGATCAGAGAGGACCTGGACAAGGTCCTGGACCTGAGGCCGTCGTACCTCGTCCACATGACCCAGGCCACCGACGCGGACCTGGAGAGATGCGCCCAGCTCGACGTTCCCGTGGTGGTGTGCCCGAGGTCCAACATGTTCTTCGGCATGGCCCCGCCCCTGGCCCGCATGGTCCGCCACGGCGTGACCGTAGCGCTCGGCACCGACAACGCCATGATATCCATGCCCGACCTATTCGTGGAGATGGAGTTCGCGGGGAGACTGCTCCGGCAGCAGGGCGAAAAGCGGCTGGACTGCGTAATTCGTATGGCGGCCAGTCATGGCAGAAAAATTATAAATCGTAGCCCACTAATAGAGATTGACCCGGGCGCGCCATGCGACTTCATGGTGGTCCGGTCCCAGAACGGCGATCCCGTCACCGACCTTGTCCTGCGGACCGCAGGGGAACAGCCCCTCCTGGTATGCATGGGAGGTAGGACATGGAGAGGACCACAATGA
- a CDS encoding universal stress protein has protein sequence MERTTMNQFKRILIPTDGSEYTKAAIAQGLELARLMNAEVTALYVVDQTSFVNFPMDSTVVSVYSLLEKEGKDAVDYVRQEGERLGVKVDVAVVEGSPAKKIVDEAKDYDMVVMGTLGRSGFSKLLLGSVAERVVRFAPCPVLVVRAAPREEKA, from the coding sequence ATGGAGAGGACCACAATGAACCAGTTCAAGAGGATACTTATACCAACAGACGGAAGCGAGTACACCAAGGCCGCTATAGCTCAGGGTCTGGAACTCGCTAGGCTCATGAACGCCGAGGTCACCGCGTTGTACGTGGTGGACCAGACATCGTTCGTCAACTTCCCCATGGACTCCACCGTGGTATCGGTGTACTCTCTGCTGGAGAAGGAGGGCAAGGATGCGGTCGACTACGTCAGGCAGGAAGGCGAGAGGCTGGGCGTGAAGGTCGACGTGGCGGTGGTAGAGGGGTCCCCGGCCAAGAAGATCGTGGACGAGGCCAAGGACTATGATATGGTGGTCATGGGCACTCTCGGCCGCAGCGGATTCTCCAAGCTCCTGCTGGGCAGCGTGGCCGAGAGGGTCGTCCGGTTCGCTCCCTGCCCCGTGCTGGTGGTGCGCGCCGCCCCCAGGGAGGAGAAGGCATGA
- a CDS encoding CBS domain-containing protein, producing MTTVEQVMTHNPIVGQIPGSRTDVLKLMVKHNLTGIPIVKKNDGSLAGMITRNDIFQKPEEDQLAMIMTKNPVTILPGCQVEEAARLMLRTQVTHMPVVDDGKLVGILTPTDLLYEVEKKASGVPVGELALSPCVPIYQDAPLRVALMTFRVSKVNALPVLDSNGKLAGILTDRDVFNKSLINGSMAMSALGIAGDEDEWTWEGLRDVMKLWFEVSKIELPAVPVRDIMRRSPTTVFSKTNVSEAARTMRRNDFGQLPVVDSKDNLAAMLYDIDVVSILAK from the coding sequence ATGACCACGGTCGAACAGGTCATGACCCACAACCCCATCGTAGGACAGATACCGGGCTCACGCACCGATGTCCTCAAGCTCATGGTAAAGCACAACCTGACCGGCATCCCCATCGTCAAGAAGAACGATGGCTCGCTGGCCGGGATGATCACGCGCAACGATATATTCCAGAAGCCGGAGGAGGACCAGCTGGCCATGATCATGACCAAGAACCCCGTCACCATACTCCCCGGCTGCCAGGTGGAGGAGGCGGCCCGCCTGATGCTGCGGACCCAGGTCACCCACATGCCGGTGGTGGACGACGGGAAGCTGGTAGGCATACTCACCCCCACCGATCTCCTGTACGAGGTGGAGAAGAAGGCCTCCGGCGTTCCGGTAGGGGAACTGGCCCTGTCGCCGTGCGTGCCCATCTATCAGGACGCTCCATTAAGAGTGGCTTTGATGACCTTCCGGGTGAGCAAGGTGAACGCGCTCCCGGTCCTGGACAGCAATGGAAAGCTGGCTGGCATCCTCACCGACCGCGACGTGTTCAACAAGAGCCTCATCAACGGCTCCATGGCCATGTCCGCCCTGGGCATCGCCGGGGACGAGGACGAGTGGACCTGGGAGGGGCTCCGCGACGTCATGAAGCTGTGGTTCGAGGTCTCCAAGATCGAGCTGCCTGCCGTCCCCGTCAGGGACATCATGAGGCGCTCGCCCACAACAGTTTTTAGTAAGACCAACGTATCCGAGGCCGCTAGGACCATGCGCCGCAACGATTTCGGGCAGCTTCCGGTGGTCGACTCCAAGGACAACCTGGCGGCAATGCTCTACGACATCGACGTGGTGTCGATACTGGCCAAGTGA